The Sylvia atricapilla isolate bSylAtr1 chromosome 3, bSylAtr1.pri, whole genome shotgun sequence genome has a window encoding:
- the TRIM54 gene encoding tripartite motif-containing protein 54 yields MNFAVGLKPLLAEARSMESLEKQLICPICLEMFTKPVVILPCQHNLCRKCANDVFQASNPLWQSRGSSAVPSGGRFRCPSCRHEVVLDRHGVYGLQRNLLVENIIDIYKQESARPLHAKAEQHLMCEEHEDERINIYCLRCEAPTCSLCKVFGAHKDCEVAPLPAVYQRQKSELSDGIAMLVAGNDRIQAIITQMEEICHTIEENGRRQKQHLGLRFDALYGILEERKKELLQSIAAEQEAKLQRVRGLIRQYGDHLEASSKLVESAIQAMEEPQMAVYLQHSKELLKKITDMSKASMSSRPEPGYENMDHFSINVDYVAEMLRTIEFQTEPLGEDEGDGPGEGSEAAVEEDRLDSLEVPEAAEDVGPRQKPASSPHGQH; encoded by the exons ATGAACTTCGCGGTGGGGCTGAAGCCGCTTCTGGCGGAGGCGCGAAGCATGGAGAGCCTGGAGAAGCAGCTCATCTGCCCCATCTGCCTGGAGATGTTCACCAAGCCCGTGGtcatcctgccctgccagcacaaCCTCTGCCGCAAGTGCGCCAACGACGTTTTCCAG GCCTCCAACCCGCTGTGGCAGTCACGGGGCTCCAGCGCCGTGCCGTCGGGCGGCCGGTTCCGGTGCCCGTCGTGCCGGCACGAGGTGGTGCTGGACCGGCACGGGGTGTACGGATTGCAGCGGAACCTGCTCGTGGAGAACATCATCGACATCTACAAGCAGGAGTCGGCCCG ACCCCTTCACGCCAAGGCTGAGCAGCACCTCATGTGTGAGGAGCACGAGGACGAGCGCATCAACATCTACTGCCTGCGCTGCGAGGCGCCCACCTGCTCCCTCTGCAAGGTCTTCGGGGCACACAAGGACTGCGAGGTGGCCCCGCTGCCCGCCGTCTACCAGCGCCAGAAG agcGAGCTCAGCGACGGCATTGCCATGCTGGTGGCCGGGAACGACCGGATCCAGGCCATCATCACGCAGATGGAGGAGATCTGCCACACCATCGAG GAGAACGGCCGGCGGCAGAAGCAGCACCTGGGGCTGCGGTTCGACGCCCTCTACGGCATCCTGGAGGAGCGcaagaaggagctgctgcagagcatcGCGGCCGAGCAGGAGGCCAAGCTGCAGCGGGTCCGGGGGCTCATCCGCCAGTACGGAGACCACCTGGAGGCCTCCTCCAAACTGGTGGAGTCAGCCATCCAGGCCATGGAGGAGCCCCAGATGGCCGTGTACCTGCAG CACTCCAAGGAACTCCTGAAAAA GATCACAGACATGTCCAAGGCATCGATGAGCAGCCGCCCTGAGCCCGGCTATGAGAACATGGACCACTTCTCCATCAACGTGGACTACGTGGCTGAGATGCTGAGGACCATCGAGTTCCAGACAG AGCCCCTGGGTGAGGATGAGGGTGATGGACCTGGGGAGGGCAGTGAGGCTGCAGTGGAGGAGGACCGGCTGGACAGCCTGGAGGTGCCTGAAGCTGCTGAAG atGTGGGGCCGAGGCAGAAGCCAGCGAGTTCTCCCCATG GTCAGCACTGA
- the UCN gene encoding urocortin, translating into MRRALLTLLLLLVRPPPAAARPATTDGSLPAAATAAQDPPLWPPLAPPPPGPWRGRRDEPPLSIDLTFHLLRHLLLLARAQSQRARADSNRRILDAVGR; encoded by the coding sequence ATGAGGCGGGCGCtgctcaccctgctgctgctgctcgtccgcccgccgcccgccgccgcccgccccgccaCCACCGACGGCTCCCTCCCGGCGGCCGCGACCGCGGCTCAGGACCCCCCGCTCTGGCCGCCGCtggcgccgccgccgccggggccgtGGCGAGGGCGGCGGGACGAGCCTCCGCTCTCCATCGACCTCACCTTCCACCTCCTGCGGCACCTCCTGCTGCTCGCCCGCGCCCAGAGCCAGCGCGCCCGCGCCGATTCCAACCGCCGCATCCTCGACGCCGTGGGGCGCTGA